The following DNA comes from Megalopta genalis isolate 19385.01 chromosome 14, iyMegGena1_principal, whole genome shotgun sequence.
TCAACAGCGAAGTGATCTATCTGCTCGTTATCGTCGATCAGCGACAGCCTGGACAGCTCCTCGTTGATCTTCGCGTCGAACTCGGACACGCTGGTCGCCGTCATGTTGTCGAAGTCCTTGAAGTTGATCCTGGCGAGCTCCTCGTTGATCTCGTGCTCGTTCAGCCCCATCTTCTCCAGGATCGGACTAAAGATCTTGGAGATCTCCTCGTTGATGGGACTGATGCTGATCTCCTTGGAGATCTCCTCGAGGTCCGGCAGCCGCTTCTTCGCCTGGCAGGCCAGGATCTTCTGAAGGATGACAGAGTTCTCCTGGATGATCTTCAGCGCCCTGTCGCTGTTCCTGCGCCCGTTGTCCCCCTTTTTTCGGGGCTTCACCTTCGTCCAGACGCCCAGCTTCGACTCCCTGCCGTCGTCCGGGACGCCGTTGTTCTGGTTGCGGCACACGGTGTTCAATATGCTGTCCGCGTTCTCGTCGATGCTCATCTTCGGGTGGACGATGTACGACTTCCTGCCGTCCCCCGTCACGCTGATGTCAGGGATCTCCAGGCGTCGCTTGGAGAACGTGCTGGCGGAGTCGGTGAACGTGTCCTGCCGCCTCGCCTCCAGGTTCTTCAGGTCCTCCCACATGTAACTCTTCTTCGCGAGGATCTCAGGGTCCGAGGAGCCCTCGCTAGCCTTCGCCTCCAGGTGCTTGATGTCTTCCAGGATGTCGCTGGACCTCTTCTTCACCATGCTGGCGTTGAACTCGTCCGCGGACAGCGAGGACTTCATGTCCGCGAACCGCCTGCTGTCCAGGCTGCTGGAACTCCGCTCCAGCAGCCTGGACTTGTCCCGGTGCTTGTAGTTGTAGCCCAAGTAGTGCATATCCAGCTTCTCGAGCGGGAGAGACGGCACGACGTCCTTCTCCGACAGGGGATCCTCACTGGCGTCGTCCAGGTCTAGGTCCTTCGCGCAGTAGTCACCTGCCCGGTAGAAATGGACGTCGTTGTCTCCGTTCCTCCTGTCGCCGGGGACCTCTTTGTAGCCCCTTCCGAAGTCCTCCTTCTTCGGCAACCTGGCCTCCATGTCGTTGGCGTCCGGCTTCAGGCCCGGCTCGAACTTGGACTGGTAGCCCAGGTACCTGTTCGACTCCTTCGAGCTGCTGGACTTCTGCTCCGGCGACGTCTCGGTGCTGTCCAGGCTGGACCGCCGTCTGGGCGCGCTGTAGGGCGACGGCGGCGTCTTCTGATTCGGGTTCGAGATCGGGTAGAATGGCGACGTGGCCTCGCTGAGGTCCATCGGCGAGCCGGACATGCCATCCCCGCCGTGTCTATTGTAGTTCGATGTGTACTTGATCGAGTTGGCACTTATCGGCGACTGCAGATCCGAGCTGAACGACCTTTCGGAAGACTTCATCTTGCCGGGGCTGCAGGACTCGCTGGAGCTGCTGATCACCAGCTTCGGGCTGCTCTCGGACTTCACGCGCAACGAGTCCGTGCTGATCGGCGTCAGCGAGCTGGACTTCTCGAAGCTCTTCCTCGTCTCGGTCTTCTCGCTGTCCTTGGCCCCGTCCGAGTCCGCCGACCGGAACACCAGGGTCTTCGAGTCCGAGCTCACGGACGAGGACACCGACTTCTCCGTTAGGTAGCCCCGCGAGTCGGACCTCACCGGTGTCCTAGGGCTGATAGGAATACTCGAGGGCTTCGAGTCTGGTCCTGTGGTCTCTCCGGACCCGAACGACTTGCTGCTCTCCGGAGTCTGCGGGCTCTTCTTCAGCTCTGCGTAAGCCTTCTGCTGGCTCGGCTGGATGATCCTGTCGACCAGGTACGTCGTCTCCAGCAGCTGCGAGTTGGAGGACTCCGTCGTCAGGGTTATAATACTGTTCGCCCCGTGCACAGAGATCGGCTGACCCAACTTCTGGTCCACGGTCACCGGCGAGATCGGCAGGTGTCCCATGTAGCTCTTGCCAAACATACTCGTCTCCGCGCCCACTGTACTTGATGTATCGGACGCTGATGTCGCACCAGCCGGCTCGTACGCCTTCGTCTCCAGGATGCTGGAGAAATCGAAAGCAGACCTGTACCGCTCCCCGTTCTCGCGCCCCAGGTCTAGCACTGACTTCCCTGGGCTCTTCAGGTCCAACGGCGTCGCCCTCTCCACGATCTGCTCGTACTTAGCCTCCAGGGAGACCTTCTCGTACTTCGCGTCGAAGGCGTCGAGCCCGTCGTACATCGGGCCCCTCGCAGCCACCGAGCTAGCCCTGCCGAACTTAGGGTCCAGCGAGCCGATCTTGTCGTAGGGGTCCAACGGAGCAGCCTGGTTCCTCGTCCCCTTCAACGACATCCTCGACAGGCCGTCGTATTTCGAGGCCTCGTCGTCTACGCTGTCCAGCAATCTGGTCCCCGACATGTTGCCGAATCCCGCGTCCAGCGGAGAGGCTCTGCCGACGACTGCGTCTACCTTAAGGCTCAACGACGTCTGGCCGGCTGGCCTAGCGTATCTCGCGTCCAGTTGCGTCAGCTGTTTCGCGATACCGTCGCGGCTCGACTCTCCGTCGTATTTCCTGTCTAAGAAACTGTCGAACGTCTCGTCTACACTGGTTTGGGTCAGGGAGGGTCTCTCTAGGAGGACACTGTCGTACTTTACGTCTACGGACAGGCTCTGAACGTCGTGCCTGAACGTCGCCTCTCCCGTATCGTTGCGCACTGTGTCTAACGGGGAGGCCTTGTCCGCGATATCATCGTACATTCTATCTAACAAAATAGATTTCTCTGTCATTTCGTCGTACCCACGGTCTAATAATAGGCTAGATGTATCTGCGTGTTTATCATACCTTGTGTCGTCTTTCTCCGCGGCACTCGTCTCCGTCATATTTATCGTCGTACCGTAATTACCGTCCTCGTTCTGACTAGCGTTTAACTTGTCCACGGTCGCCGCgattctctcgtctcgtcgcgTCCTGACGTCTATCGACGTCGGCTCGTCGAACAGCCGATCGTACTTGCCGCGCAGCGACGCCGGGTATGCCGAAACCGCACCGGAGTCCAGAGGCTGGAAGCTCGCGGGCGGGTTGGACGCTTGGGCTGGATCGTTCAGATCTTTCGGATCCCTCGGATCATTTGGATCCTTCAGTTGTTTCTGTTCTTTTGGGTCTGTCAGGTCTTTAAGATCTTTCAGGTCCTTCAGTTGTTTCAGGTCCTTTAGCTCTTTTGGGTATTTTAGCTCCTTCAGGTCCTTCAGCTCTTTCGGGACTTTCAGCTCCTTCGGGTCTTTCAGCTCCTTGAGGTCCTTTAGATCTTTGAGGTCTTTCAGCTCTTTAGAATACTTTAGCTCCTTCAGGTCTACAAACTCTTTCGAATTCTTCAGCTCCTTCAGCTCTTTTAGATCCATCAGCTCCTTCAGGTCCTTCAGCTCTTTCTGGTGCTTCAGTTCTTCCGGGTCCTTTAGCTCCTTCAGGTCCTTCAGCTGCTTCAAGTCCTTTAGCTCTTTTGGGTCCATCAGCTCCTTCAAGTTCCTCAGCTCTTTTGGGTCTTTTAGCTCCTTCAGATCCCTCAGCTCTTTCAGGTCCATCAGCTCTTTTAGATCTTTTAGCTCCTTCAGGTCCTTTAGCTCTTTTGGGCCCATCAACTTCTCCAGGTCCCTCAGCTCTTTTGGGTCTTTAAGCTCCTTCAGGTCCTTTAGCTCTTTTGGGCCCATCAACTTCTCCAGGTCCCCCAGCTCTTTTGGGTCTTTAAGCTCCTTCAGGTCCTTTATCTCCTTCAGATCCATCGGCTCCTTCAGGTCCCTCAGGTCTGTCAGATCCATCAGCTCTTTTGTGTCTTTTAGTACCTTCAGGTCCTTCAGGTCTTTCAAGTCTCTTAGCTCCTCCGGGTCCTTCAGCTCCCCGAGTCCCTTTAGCTCCCTCAGACCATCCACAAAGTCCTGGGCCCCCTTCGCAGGACCCTTCGGCTCGCGTCCCAGCGCCTCGTCCTCTTTCACGCCGATAGTGTTGCCAAGCATCCCTGAGTAGTACTCATCCAAGACCAGGTTGCTGTCCGCTGACGCATCGGCGCCGCACTGATCCCTCCGTAGAGACGACTCCGCCGTCGACGAATCGTCCGGCGAGTGTTTGCCCAGCGCGCCGAACGACTCAGGAACCATCGAATTATTGTCATCCTCCGCGGACAGCCGTCGGATCTGATCGGTGATCTTCGCGATCGACGTGTCCCCCAAATTCTCTCCGTCGGCGTCCAGTTTGTCGTCGACCGAGGCTGGGTCGATTTTCTCCTCGGGAGACAAACGGTCCAGCGACCTCTCCGGCATCGGTGAACCCCCTCCCCGGGACGTTCGATCATCGTCCGTCGCCATTACGTAGGACTCGGACGCCGACGTCAGGTCCTCGCTGTCGACGTCGCTCATCCGGTCCGGCTCGTCGCACAGCTCGGTGGATGTACTATCGCTGTCGCTGTCCCCGTTCCCCCGCTTCGGCGACGCCAGGTCCGCCTCCGGCGGCTGCGACGTTGTCGGTTCTACTGCGCCTGGAGGAACGGATGGACGAATGAGAGGATTGCGGTTGGAATTTGAACGCGAAATGTTAAATTGTTAGAACAGattttatatatagatataaattttgtatatgaatatttataatagtaatataaataatataatacaaatatataatatatatcagaatttatatcatttatattatataaatattatgtatataatacttaaatctatttatttctattatttattgtttattgtttatttcatttattattaattttcttaTTACTCTGtcctattttattattaacttctatttatttattttatgaatTTTGGGGGAAATAAGCGTGTTTTGAAACGGCAAATGGATCAGGTGAACTGGAGATCATCCAGCTTGTTAAAAATTGCTACGGAAAAACAGATTTCTATGCGGCTTCTATTCGTTGCAATTAttgttaacaatttttagtTTGCATGAAGATGCATTGTCTAGTAACGAAGTATGTTGTGTTCCTAGCCGCTCGCTTGTCTGGTATTATTtacgtttattttaaatttaaacatatttttggctttaaattaaattttaattttaaaaaataatatcatttaaaaacaggtttttaatttaattatttaatttgatACGTGGACACAGTTAAATTCTTTTGAACTTTCTATCGTTTTAAATTGCACCCAGCCATGTGTTAAAATCGGCTGTCcagttataaatatatattgacTAAATAGAAACAATGAATTTATTCCTGGATGTACTTATTTTGGCGTTTAGACGAGTCAATAACGAATTAAGAATACTGTTTCCACAATTTGACACTAGTGGCAGCACCTACTGGGCACAGGACTCTCGATAAGTTAGTAAGAACGAAGTATAACTGTCTGATCCTGCAATGCGGCGACAGTTGCGGTATCTACTTCGATAAATTAGCAAGAATCAAGTGTATCAAGTGTACCGTCGGGTTCCACGGTTCGACACCGGTGGCAGCACCAGTACGTGCCGTCCTGTGCTGCCACCTGTACCTCGAACTCCAAATTATTTAAATCAAACCTTCGGCTTGTATATAAAGATTTTAAAGAATTAATCGTCAATTATTTCTGATTCATGTTGAAGTATCTTAGCATTAAAAATGCTCTAGTTTGAGTACGTTTAATTTAACCCAAGTCAATACTTTGCGTTCATAAATATGCTTCTCCACGAATGTTGCACTATTTTATAATCATTTAACTTTCAGCTattctaattataattataccgATTAAAATAATCACATGTAAAATAATTACATTGTGAAACCTTTATATTAGCAATTCCAccataaatagactgcggatctttatggaaactaTAACAACAGTCTGCTATCAACTGTACAAAAatgttgcataaaaatctacagGGTGTGCAAAAAATATGTGTCACAGCTATCATAGACTAATAAATAATCTCTCTTGTTGAAGCGTAAATTGCTGAAGTGAGTGTTATCTGAATGTCACAGTATAGCAAGTTGTTGAATTCGCTATTTCGGCAGCAATAAttctacaaaattaaaaatacagggtgtcgtTTGAAATAATCAACGTGTCCTTGACTTTTAGTAGAAAAACAACGGTTTTTGAAGTTTGTTATTCCTCAATATATAGTCGACTGAATACTAATTaactttcgttcgaaacatttcGTTGTTGGACTGTCAAAAGTGCTCGAAAAATCTCAGTTCAACATATAATTACAACGAAACGGTTGCCTTGGGGCACATGGTTCCTTCTGCAACTTTGCTCCTCTCGACGAGTAGAATACGATACGACCACAAACAGAACTTGACCTTGAAAAATACGGCCAAGGTCAAACTTGCGAAAAGCATTTTCTAACAAATCTTCATCGATCTAAAGTTGCAGAATCCGTGTACGATAACCGTGACATAAACTTTTTTCTACCCTGTACACTGCATGCTTCTAATGGATTGCGCGCTCGTTGCCGCTGCAACTGCATAAAATCCCCGGTCTAATAATCGACAATAAAAACCGTTCGAACGGTCCGAATTGCCGTTTATTATACAGGGAACAGCGATAAATCGCGACCGATCCGCAACGTCTCTTGCGGAACAACCCACGAACCTGAGGCGCACGCGGCTTTCTGCTTCGCTTTCTTCGTGTCCTTCCAATGCAACGTGACGCCCTGCCTGTCCCTCCGATTCTGGCCGAGCGGCGTAGGTCGCGTCTTCGCCTGTACAGCGCCGGAAGGTAGGCTCAGGGGTCGATTCTTCGCGCTCACCAGCGCGTTTTTGCCCACTAAAAGATGATTCATGGCCTGAGAAGTAGGTGGTGGTACCATGGTCTGCCTTGCACATGCAGCTGCGTCAAGAAAGAATTTATGCATTTTTGCTGCGATTCCGTTGCAAGCGAACAAGTATGATACATTCACGGCGATATAGCGTGGACGCGTCGTCGCAATAAAACAGCAGAAAGAAACATTCCGGACGAACTTTGGCTCTCGTCGTGACCAAGGCGCGGCGAATTCTCGCAAAATTGTACCCGCGGCTTGTTCAAACGAAAACGTGCGATTTTTGCGGAGAAAATGGCGGCTTGGACAATCGCGTCTTCtgctcccgaattgtccattttcgtatgCAAACCGAGGAACAATTTCAGAGAATTTACCGGAACCCCCGGCGCTTTTCTCTCGAACAGCGACAGCCATCGAagtgagtacagtaatttctcccggaaatgccataattCGGTTTGCCGTGAATTTCGCTGTGCCAGTgttacgcctatgtaatttattgtcaCGTCGATGGTAAGTGTCGACGGAATCGGgcaaaattctccctaattgacgctcagattacacataaaaatttacaatttgggaagaggggatgaTTCAGCacgatgtacagggtgtcccaaaattagcaactttttccttagcgaaaatgttctacgaggctttgtttgcgagttttTAACGaagaacggtgaccaatgagaggcgagctcgggcgccgcgcgccagccgtacgcgatctctcattggtcactgtttttcgttaataactcgtaaacgaagccgcggattgcatttttgctgaggaaaaagtttcttcaaatgatctcaggaaaccCCCAATTCCCGGAAGTACCAGAATTTTTGGACAGCCCGTGTAGCACTACTATAgtaatcgattgtcaacaactgtagaAATGAGCCGCAAGTCTTCTCActtctaaattgtttatttttgtttccaagctgaacgtcaattagggaattGACTACGGATCGTGTCAGGCCCCCgagttgtcttcgaatcgtgttaggTCCCCGAATTGCTCCAGAATCGTGTCAGGCCCCTGAACTAACTTTGAAACGTGTCAGGttcccgaattgccttcgaattgtgttaggcccccgaattgccttcgaattgtgttaggcccccgaattgccttcgaatggtgtc
Coding sequences within:
- the LOC117225830 gene encoding uncharacterized protein LOC117225830 isoform X7, with product MSGFFNSLKNFASGAAYAASSASKYEELEVEDTKMRFSLTPQPGESGFIQWLDAMKMVARLQGGIPPEFRKKLWLTLAERHLEQRGVDWKQAEKVCFNEWSNPDDEELGIQIVKDLHRTGCSLFCGAAGRDNQAVLRRVLLGFARWNKSVGYCQGLNVLAALVLQVMDRAESAAVKVMIYLIEGVLPEGYFADNLRGLSVDMAVFRDLLRTRLPKLSKHLEALQNDAKDKATGSSYEPPLTNVFTMQWFLTLFCHCLPQEAVLRVWDLIFLEGDEILLRTALTIWEGLSDRIMTVTSADEFYSIMGVLTREMLEFTDTNNLIKNIVSMGALQGVTGLREKHRYNITPWARKLSDDDDSDTEEDERLAVAAAMFSMAQRLKKDMLVDRIPQTIGALQAMAPSSDRERLALDISTLKQQYAKLRERQRQAHIILSAACARQTMVPPPTSQAMNHLLVGKNALVSAKNRPLSLPSGAVQAKTRPTPLGQNRRDRQGVTLHWKDTKKAKQKAACASGAVEPTTSQPPEADLASPKRGNGDSDSDSTSTELCDEPDRMSDVDSEDLTSASESYVMATDDDRTSRGGGSPMPERSLDRLSPEEKIDPASVDDKLDADGENLGDTSIAKITDQIRRLSAEDDNNSMVPESFGALGKHSPDDSSTAESSLRRDQCGADASADSNLVLDEYYSGMLGNTIGVKEDEALGREPKGPAKGAQDFVDGLRELKGLGELKDPEELRDLKDLKDLKVLKDTKELMDLTDLRDLKEPMDLKEIKDLKELKDPKELGDLEKLMGPKELKDLKELKDPKELRDLEKLMGPKELKDLKELKDLKELMDLKELRDLKELKDPKELRNLKELMDPKELKDLKQLKDLKELKDPEELKHQKELKDLKELMDLKELKELKNSKEFVDLKELKYSKELKDLKDLKDLKELKDPKELKVPKELKDLKELKYPKELKDLKQLKDLKDLKDLTDPKEQKQLKDPNDPRDPKDLNDPAQASNPPASFQPLDSGAVSAYPASLRGKYDRLFDEPTSIDVRTRRDERIAATVDKLNASQNEDGNYGTTINMTETSAAEKDDTRYDKHADTSSLLLDRGYDEMTEKSILLDRMYDDIADKASPLDTVRNDTGEATFRHDVQSLSVDVKYDSVLLERPSLTQTSVDETFDSFLDRKYDGESSRDGIAKQLTQLDARYARPAGQTSLSLKVDAVVGRASPLDAGFGNMSGTRLLDSVDDEASKYDGLSRMSLKGTRNQAAPLDPYDKIGSLDPKFGRASSVAARGPMYDGLDAFDAKYEKVSLEAKYEQIVERATPLDLKSPGKSVLDLGRENGERYRSAFDFSSILETKAYEPAGATSASDTSSTVGAETSMFGKSYMGHLPISPVTVDQKLGQPISVHGANSIITLTTESSNSQLLETTYLVDRIIQPSQQKAYAELKKSPQTPESSKSFGSGETTGPDSKPSSIPISPRTPVRSDSRGYLTEKSVSSSVSSDSKTLVFRSADSDGAKDSEKTETRKSFEKSSSLTPISTDSLRVKSESSPKLVISSSSESCSPGKMKSSERSFSSDLQSPISANSIKYTSNYNRHGGDGMSGSPMDLSEATSPFYPISNPNQKTPPSPYSAPRRRSSLDSTETSPEQKSSSSKESNRYLGYQSKFEPGLKPDANDMEARLPKKEDFGRGYKEVPGDRRNGDNDVHFYRAGDYCAKDLDLDDASEDPLSEKDVVPSLPLEKLDMHYLGYNYKHRDKSRLLERSSSSLDSRRFADMKSSLSADEFNASMVKKRSSDILEDIKHLEAKASEGSSDPEILAKKSYMWEDLKNLEARRQDTFTDSASTFSKRRLEIPDISVTGDGRKSYIVHPKMSIDENADSILNTVCRNQNNGVPDDGRESKLGVWTKVKPRKKGDNGRRNSDRALKIIQENSVILQKILACQAKKRLPDLEEISKEISISPINEEISKIFSPILEKMGLNEHEINEELARINFKDFDNMTATSVSEFDAKINEELSRLSLIDDNEQIDHFAVDEVIARQYSDTREQLIDRKINEELSKLLLNYEDRSPASMANLEKSSSQNVSEIDGLDLSSVSTNVFSYKSSNDSIDARSDLTTQEPSLPSEKFSQYAEKVLPYSVSKYRDDDSSPKSDIDIYRELEKLDQISSAQVLPHPILELPQQELSSIPYVPNSSPFDDVPPIRYTAKPVQYDASPLKSSYDPYKTFDFKPKLSPKHATTNPFVSSPYDQPVRDTAFEYINNKPDLSINAYDKHLKSPLMTKEALEFRVRYDEEPSRDIGGDYRSLPLELTLTSSTSPYFSNGNTEPLTPTKYGSKEDRCLDLIGSSFLESADLRRKYDALSPKEYSLKSLDYDRHLLPSVEAAADLGSYLPTKRMDYPLSPSRQFIEQRFPTSVNHYASKLSPGLADETKRPVSHPDFPGKMVVSKYTELPDRGVASSYQKSSLSLGNIGNPAKGLENNYNTLASPKAQFSPFPVRNAPRKPNELTLKLGLYPQKNPDLGQLKRS
- the LOC117225830 gene encoding uncharacterized protein LOC117225830 isoform X8, coding for MRFSLTPQPGESGFIQWLDAMKMVARLQGGIPPEFRKKLWLTLAERHLEQRGVDWKQAEKVCFNEWSNPDDEELGIQIVKDLHRTGCSLFCGAAGRDNQAVLRRVLLGFARWNKSVGYCQGLNVLAALVLQVMDRAESAAVKVMIYLIEGVLPEGYFADNLRGLSVDMAVFRDLLRTRLPKLSKHLEALQNDAKDKATGYSFSSNSYEPPLTNVFTMQWFLTLFCHCLPQEAVLRVWDLIFLEGDEILLRTALTIWEGLSDRIMTVTSADEFYSIMGVLTREMLEFTDTNNLIKNIVSMGALQGVTGLREKHRYNITPWARKLSDDDDSDTEEDERLAVAAAMFSMAQRLKKDMLVDRIPQTIGALQAMAPSSDRERLALDISTLKQQYAKLRERQRQAHIILSAACARQTMVPPPTSQAMNHLLVGKNALVSAKNRPLSLPSGAVQAKTRPTPLGQNRRDRQGVTLHWKDTKKAKQKAACASGAVEPTTSQPPEADLASPKRGNGDSDSDSTSTELCDEPDRMSDVDSEDLTSASESYVMATDDDRTSRGGGSPMPERSLDRLSPEEKIDPASVDDKLDADGENLGDTSIAKITDQIRRLSAEDDNNSMVPESFGALGKHSPDDSSTAESSLRRDQCGADASADSNLVLDEYYSGMLGNTIGVKEDEALGREPKGPAKGAQDFVDGLRELKGLGELKDPEELRDLKDLKDLKVLKDTKELMDLTDLRDLKEPMDLKEIKDLKELKDPKELGDLEKLMGPKELKDLKELKDPKELRDLEKLMGPKELKDLKELKDLKELMDLKELRDLKELKDPKELRNLKELMDPKELKDLKQLKDLKELKDPEELKHQKELKDLKELMDLKELKELKNSKEFVDLKELKYSKELKDLKDLKDLKELKDPKELKVPKELKDLKELKYPKELKDLKQLKDLKDLKDLTDPKEQKQLKDPNDPRDPKDLNDPAQASNPPASFQPLDSGAVSAYPASLRGKYDRLFDEPTSIDVRTRRDERIAATVDKLNASQNEDGNYGTTINMTETSAAEKDDTRYDKHADTSSLLLDRGYDEMTEKSILLDRMYDDIADKASPLDTVRNDTGEATFRHDVQSLSVDVKYDSVLLERPSLTQTSVDETFDSFLDRKYDGESSRDGIAKQLTQLDARYARPAGQTSLSLKVDAVVGRASPLDAGFGNMSGTRLLDSVDDEASKYDGLSRMSLKGTRNQAAPLDPYDKIGSLDPKFGRASSVAARGPMYDGLDAFDAKYEKVSLEAKYEQIVERATPLDLKSPGKSVLDLGRENGERYRSAFDFSSILETKAYEPAGATSASDTSSTVGAETSMFGKSYMGHLPISPVTVDQKLGQPISVHGANSIITLTTESSNSQLLETTYLVDRIIQPSQQKAYAELKKSPQTPESSKSFGSGETTGPDSKPSSIPISPRTPVRSDSRGYLTEKSVSSSVSSDSKTLVFRSADSDGAKDSEKTETRKSFEKSSSLTPISTDSLRVKSESSPKLVISSSSESCSPGKMKSSERSFSSDLQSPISANSIKYTSNYNRHGGDGMSGSPMDLSEATSPFYPISNPNQKTPPSPYSAPRRRSSLDSTETSPEQKSSSSKESNRYLGYQSKFEPGLKPDANDMEARLPKKEDFGRGYKEVPGDRRNGDNDVHFYRAGDYCAKDLDLDDASEDPLSEKDVVPSLPLEKLDMHYLGYNYKHRDKSRLLERSSSSLDSRRFADMKSSLSADEFNASMVKKRSSDILEDIKHLEAKASEGSSDPEILAKKSYMWEDLKNLEARRQDTFTDSASTFSKRRLEIPDISVTGDGRKSYIVHPKMSIDENADSILNTVCRNQNNGVPDDGRESKLGVWTKVKPRKKGDNGRRNSDRALKIIQENSVILQKILACQAKKRLPDLEEISKEISISPINEEISKIFSPILEKMGLNEHEINEELARINFKDFDNMTATSVSEFDAKINEELSRLSLIDDNEQIDHFAVDEVIARQYSDTREQLIDRKINEELSKLLLNYEDRSPASMANLEKSSSQNVSEIDGLDLSSVSTNVFSYKSSNDSIDARSDLTTQEPSLPSEKFSQYAEKVLPYSVSKYRDDDSSPKSDIDIYRELEKLDQISSAQVLPHPILELPQQELSSIPYVPNSSPFDDVPPIRYTAKPVQYDASPLKSSYDPYKTFDFKPKLSPKHATTNPFVSSPYDQPVRDTAFEYINNKPDLSINAYDKHLKSPLMTKEALEFRVRYDEEPSRDIGGDYRSLPLELTLTSSTSPYFSNGNTEPLTPTKYGSKEDRCLDLIGSSFLESADLRRKYDALSPKEYSLKSLDYDRHLLPSVEAAADLGSYLPTKRMDYPLSPSRQFIEQRFPTSVNHYASKLSPGLADETKRPVSHPDFPGKMVVSKYTELPDRGVASSYQKSSLSLGNIGNPAKGLENNYNTLASPKAQFSPFPVRNAPRKPNELTLKLGLYPQKNPDLGQLKRS